One Candidatus Cloacimonadota bacterium genomic window, GTGTAAAATATTTTAAAAAAAAATATGGAGGAAAAAGTATGAAGAAAACAGTTGTTTTTTTAGTTTTGTTAGTTTTTAGTTTTAGTTTGGTTTGGGGGCAGACAAGTCCTATTAGTGAATCATTCACAAATGTCCCTACTTCAAGTAGCACTAGTTATTCAACAAGAGAATGGACAGGAGATGATGGTGGAACCTGGAATGCTACAGATTCAAGAGCCGATCAATCTATAACCGGTCTAGCTATTTGTATTAGAAATGGAGTATTAACATCGCCAAATGTTTCTGGTGGTATAGGTGATTTAACTTTAACTACCCAAAGAGCGTTTACTGGTGGTACAGGTAATTTAACAGTTAAAGTTAATGGTTCAACAGTTGGAACAATTCCTTATGATGCTACAGAGCAAACCAATTCTATTTCTAATATTGACATTGCCGGTAGCATAGTCGTAACAATTGAAACACCCGGTAATGGCGATAGAATAATAATGGACGATTTAACTTGGACAGCTTACGTAAGTACAGATCCAACCATATCATTAAGTACTTCAACACTTATTGGATTTACTTATGAAATAGGTAACGGACCATCAACAGAACAATCTTTTACTGCACAAGGTACAAATCTTACTGCTAATATCAATATTACACCACCTACAAATTACGAAATCTCAACAGGTTCGGGTGGTTCTTTTGTAGATACTAATCCAATTACACTTAATCAGAGTGAAGGAACAGTTGCAGAAACAACAATTTACGTTCGATTAAAAGCTGGATTGAGTATTGCTGATTACAATAATGAAGATATTACTGCTTCTTCGACAGATGCCGATAACAAAACAGTCACATGTAGTGGAAGTGTTACTGAAGAGTTACCGGATATCATTATTTCTGAAATCATGCAAAATCCGGATGGTGTTTTAGATGATAACGGTGAATGGTTTGAAATTTATAATGCCGGTTCTACAACAGTCAACATTGATGGATGGACAATTTCAGATAATGGCTCTGATAATCATGTAATTGATAATGGGGGAACTTTAAATATTGATCCTGGTGATTTCCTTGTTTTAGGAAATGATTCAAACTCCCTAACAAATGGTAATTATACCTGTGATTACGAATACACAGGAATTACCCTTTCAAATAGTGATGATGAAATAATATTGATGGATGGATTAACAGAAGTTGACCGAGTAGAATATGATGGTGGAACTAATTGGCCAGATCCTACAGGAGCTTCAATGGTATTCACTGGAAACTCAAATACAGATAATAATACTGGATCAAATTGGACGACAGCAACTTTACGTCAACCTTCATATGTTGGTACTACTGGAGATTTAGGCTCTCCAGGATCAAATGGTGACGACCAATCTCTTCCCGTCACCCTCTCATCATTCTCTGCCACCATTCAAAATGGAACACCCGAACTTTACTGGACTACCGAATCTGAACTGGAGAATATGGGCTGGAACATCTATCGCAGCGAAGAAGAAACAGGTATGGACAACAATAATTATCTTCTTCTAAACGGTGACATGATTCCCGGCATGGGAACTACCAGCATTCCAACAGATTACAGCTTTATCGATGATCATCCAATTACAACTGCTGGAACTTAC contains:
- a CDS encoding lamin tail domain-containing protein produces the protein MKKTVVFLVLLVFSFSLVWGQTSPISESFTNVPTSSSTSYSTREWTGDDGGTWNATDSRADQSITGLAICIRNGVLTSPNVSGGIGDLTLTTQRAFTGGTGNLTVKVNGSTVGTIPYDATEQTNSISNIDIAGSIVVTIETPGNGDRIIMDDLTWTAYVSTDPTISLSTSTLIGFTYEIGNGPSTEQSFTAQGTNLTANINITPPTNYEISTGSGGSFVDTNPITLNQSEGTVAETTIYVRLKAGLSIADYNNEDITASSTDADNKTVTCSGSVTEELPDIIISEIMQNPDGVLDDNGEWFEIYNAGSTTVNIDGWTISDNGSDNHVIDNGGTLNIDPGDFLVLGNDSNSLTNGNYTCDYEYTGITLSNSDDEIILMDGLTEVDRVEYDGGTNWPDPTGASMVFTGNSNTDNNTGSNWTTATLRQPSYVGTTGDLGSPGSNGDDQSLPVTLSSFSATIQNGTPELYWTTESELENMGWNIYRSEEETGMDNNNYLLLNGDMIPGMGTTSIPTDYSFIDDHPITTAGTYWYWLQSVSYSGELEMFGPISLLFEPGGNGNLPQITELSNNFPNPFNPTTTIKFSIEENETGKLTIYNVSGQKIVQKTYSAGNHIFNWNAEDQASGVYFYKLHTSRYNETRKMILMK